A stretch of the Clostridiales bacterium genome encodes the following:
- a CDS encoding phenylacetate--CoA ligase produces MKRYYQPEIETAPREKIIEIQNEKIVRQVRHVWDNVPYYRHLMEEKGVTPDDIKTIDDIKKLPFLSKADLRDAYPYGLLGTDLKNCVRIHSTSGTTGKRVVAFYTQHDVDLWEDCTARAIVAAGGTEDDVVQVCYGYGLFTGGSGLHGGSHKVGCLTLPMSSGNTDRQIQFMMDLGSTILCCTPSYAAYIGETLAEQGYKPEDNKLKAGIFGAEPWTEEMRRQIEASLGIKAYDIYGLTETSGPGVAFECEEQAGMHINEDHFYAEIIDPDTGEVLPEGSKGELVFTSLDKEAFPLLRYRTRDICVLSRRPCSCGRTHVRMSKPMGRSDDMLIIRGVNVFPSQIETVLLNEGYTPNYQIVLDRERNNDTFDVYVEVSSDQFSDLMSQIQRMEKNLESALRTMLGIGPKVHLVAPKTITRSEGKAVRVIDKRKLHD; encoded by the coding sequence ATGAAACGGTATTACCAGCCGGAAATCGAAACCGCACCCCGTGAGAAAATCATTGAAATCCAGAACGAGAAGATCGTCAGGCAGGTCCGCCACGTATGGGACAATGTCCCCTACTACCGCCACCTGATGGAGGAAAAGGGCGTCACACCGGATGACATCAAAACCATTGATGACATCAAAAAGCTGCCCTTCCTCAGCAAGGCCGACCTGCGGGACGCCTATCCCTACGGTCTGCTCGGCACAGACCTGAAGAACTGCGTCCGCATCCATTCCACCTCCGGCACCACCGGCAAGCGTGTCGTCGCGTTCTACACGCAGCACGACGTGGACCTGTGGGAGGACTGCACCGCCCGCGCCATCGTGGCAGCCGGCGGCACCGAGGATGACGTGGTGCAGGTCTGCTACGGTTACGGCCTGTTCACCGGCGGCAGCGGCCTCCACGGCGGTTCCCACAAGGTGGGCTGCCTCACCCTGCCGATGTCCTCCGGCAATACGGACCGGCAGATCCAGTTCATGATGGACCTGGGTTCCACCATCCTGTGCTGCACGCCTTCCTATGCCGCTTATATCGGTGAAACCCTCGCCGAGCAGGGCTACAAGCCGGAAGACAACAAGCTCAAAGCCGGCATCTTCGGCGCCGAGCCCTGGACGGAGGAAATGCGCCGCCAGATCGAAGCGAGTCTGGGCATCAAGGCCTATGATATCTACGGCCTCACGGAAACCAGCGGTCCCGGGGTGGCTTTCGAATGCGAAGAGCAGGCGGGCATGCACATCAACGAGGACCATTTCTACGCTGAGATCATCGATCCGGATACGGGCGAAGTCCTTCCGGAAGGCTCCAAGGGCGAGCTGGTCTTCACTTCCCTGGATAAGGAAGCCTTCCCGCTCCTGCGCTACCGCACCCGGGATATCTGCGTCCTGTCCCGCCGTCCCTGCTCCTGCGGCCGCACCCATGTGCGCATGAGCAAGCCCATGGGCCGCAGCGATGACATGCTGATCATCCGCGGCGTCAACGTCTTCCCGAGCCAGATCGAAACCGTGCTGCTCAATGAGGGTTATACCCCGAACTACCAGATCGTGCTCGACCGCGAACGGAACAACGATACCTTCGACGTATATGTCGAGGTCAGCTCCGACCAGTTCTCCGACCTGATGAGCCAGATCCAGCGCATGGAAAAGAACCTCGAGTCCGCCCTGCGCACCATGCTCGGTATCGGACCCAAGGTTCACCTGGTGGCGCCCAAGACCATCACGCGCAGTGAGGGCAAGGCGGTCCGCGTCATTGACAAGCGGAAGCTCCACGATTAA
- the trxA gene encoding thioredoxin — MVKKVNGAEFESEVRKSAAALVDFSAVWCGPCRMMAPVLEGISDEMAGKLDFYNVDVDEVPELAQEFRISSIPCLVLLKDGTAVDQLVGFRPGDQIKAWIEENL; from the coding sequence ATGGTTAAGAAGGTTAACGGAGCAGAGTTTGAAAGTGAAGTACGGAAGAGCGCGGCCGCGCTGGTGGATTTTTCCGCGGTGTGGTGCGGCCCCTGCCGGATGATGGCGCCGGTGCTGGAAGGCATTTCGGATGAGATGGCCGGAAAGCTGGATTTCTACAATGTGGACGTGGATGAGGTGCCGGAACTGGCGCAGGAATTCCGTATCAGCTCGATTCCCTGCCTGGTGCTGCTGAAGGACGGCACTGCGGTGGACCAGCTGGTCGGCTTCCGTCCGGGAGACCAGATCAAGGCGTGGATTGAAGAAAACCTGTAA
- a CDS encoding tetratricopeptide repeat protein, translated as MKLEREDYMDPQCVLCGKPGETEPVQPVPIGRIMDRLREYEDRSDWPAAERHLKYWLAEAEAANDGRGQLTLNNELMGFYRKQGKKEEAVRHAEKACELVEALDMADTTVAGTTWVNSGTVMEAFRDPVGGLVYFEKARENYEKNLPANDARLGGLYNNMALALTSCGRYKECREMFRKALDVMEKQPGGELEQAITWLNMADALEAELGPEGAAEYTDGYLDRAAELLDTENVPRDGYYAFVCEKCAPVFGHYGYFALEAELNRRAAEIHERT; from the coding sequence ATGAAGCTGGAACGGGAAGACTACATGGATCCCCAGTGCGTGCTGTGCGGAAAGCCCGGAGAGACCGAACCGGTGCAGCCTGTGCCGATCGGCCGGATTATGGACCGGCTGCGGGAATATGAGGACCGGAGCGACTGGCCTGCGGCGGAACGCCACCTGAAATACTGGCTGGCGGAGGCGGAAGCCGCCAACGACGGGCGGGGACAGCTGACACTGAATAACGAGCTGATGGGCTTCTACCGGAAACAGGGGAAGAAGGAAGAAGCCGTCCGGCACGCGGAAAAGGCCTGTGAACTGGTGGAAGCCCTGGACATGGCGGATACCACGGTGGCCGGGACCACCTGGGTGAACAGCGGCACCGTGATGGAAGCCTTCCGCGATCCGGTGGGCGGGCTGGTGTACTTTGAGAAAGCCCGGGAGAATTATGAAAAGAACCTTCCGGCAAACGATGCGCGGCTGGGCGGCCTGTACAACAACATGGCGCTGGCGCTGACCTCCTGCGGGCGATATAAGGAATGCCGGGAGATGTTCCGCAAGGCGCTGGACGTGATGGAAAAGCAACCGGGCGGGGAACTGGAGCAGGCGATTACCTGGCTGAACATGGCAGACGCGCTGGAAGCGGAGCTGGGGCCGGAAGGCGCGGCGGAATATACCGACGGATACCTGGACCGGGCAGCGGAACTGCTGGACACGGAAAACGTGCCGCGGGATGGGTATTACGCGTTTGTATGCGAGAAATGCGCGCCGGTATTCGGCCACTACGGATACTTCGCCCTGGAGGCGGAGCTGAACAGGAGGGCGGCGGAAATCCATGAAAGGACTTGA
- a CDS encoding DUF4037 domain-containing protein produces the protein MKGLELARKYYEAYGAPMIREEFPEYEEMIAVGLTGSGSECYGYDDDISGDHDFEPGFCIFIPGEEIVDRRTAFLLERAYAKLPAEFEGYKRQKMGPAGGQRHGVFRIDEFFERRIGCLPEDMTTEKWLSVPEYALAEAVNGEIFRDDLGLVEDQRAILGNMPEDVRKKRLAGHLLMMAQSGQYNYTRCLKHGEPGAAILAAGEFVKHAMAAVFLLNRRYMPYYKWSFRALRELPDGDVFADTLEWILCAGGPETAEEKYYRIEDIAARVIDMLQGQDLTRAVCGDLEKHAYSVNDGITDGDIRNMNILACV, from the coding sequence ATGAAAGGACTTGAACTGGCCCGGAAATACTATGAAGCATACGGCGCCCCGATGATCCGGGAGGAGTTTCCGGAATATGAGGAAATGATCGCCGTGGGGCTGACCGGCAGCGGATCCGAATGCTACGGGTACGACGACGATATCTCCGGGGACCACGATTTTGAACCGGGATTCTGCATTTTTATTCCCGGGGAGGAAATCGTGGACCGGCGGACCGCCTTCCTGCTGGAGCGGGCGTACGCGAAGCTGCCGGCGGAGTTTGAGGGATACAAACGGCAGAAAATGGGCCCGGCGGGCGGGCAGCGGCACGGCGTTTTCCGGATTGATGAGTTCTTCGAACGGCGGATCGGCTGCCTGCCGGAGGATATGACGACGGAAAAATGGCTGAGCGTGCCGGAGTATGCCCTGGCCGAGGCGGTGAACGGGGAGATATTCCGCGACGACCTGGGACTGGTCGAGGACCAGCGAGCCATCCTGGGGAACATGCCGGAGGACGTGCGCAAAAAAAGACTGGCCGGGCATCTGCTGATGATGGCGCAGAGCGGCCAGTACAACTATACCCGGTGCCTGAAGCACGGGGAACCCGGCGCCGCCATTCTGGCGGCCGGTGAGTTTGTGAAGCACGCGATGGCGGCGGTATTCCTGCTGAACCGCCGGTATATGCCGTATTACAAGTGGAGCTTCCGGGCGCTGCGGGAGCTGCCGGACGGCGACGTATTCGCGGACACGCTGGAGTGGATCCTGTGCGCCGGCGGACCGGAAACGGCGGAGGAAAAGTATTACCGCATCGAGGATATCGCCGCACGGGTGATCGACATGCTGCAGGGGCAGGACCTGACCCGGGCGGTATGCGGGGACCTGGAAAAGCACGCGTATTCCGTGAACGACGGAATTACGGACGGGGATATCCGGAATATGAATATCCTGGCCTGCGTTTAA
- a CDS encoding CotH kinase family protein, producing MNRILRTVIGISVLGILSAFWAVPARAENTEVFRAGCPSVYSGTVETRKGRLGYILSLPGCWDPEKITLELDGAECLYLGAEKTEIRPGQEIDVREFLGAKTPVYNANGRQLGSLAIYRGSAVPALFLEVDKLHLGKANGNKDYEIPEGHAVYFEADGTVSYDGNITQMKGRGNNTFRYAKKPYQIKLSEKASLSGMNKAKTWVLLANWSDASLLRNQIALDMSRAAGLRNAVSCVPADVWINGQYNGLYLMTEKIQIKKGRLELRDLEEETEKVNSQPVSSFSMYKDSSRMVPLSRGYRIPENPEDITGGYILTIEKFARLRDYKVAGFRTRKDLSFQIKEPTYPSREQVEYLAGRMNEMHDAVIAADGVNPATGRHYTDYIDADSFAVKFLIEDWTKDYDFIGGSQFLYKDSDTRDPLIYAGPAWDYDLAFGDMADRGTGPRGNYITAISHKTGNIWWLLSLHEDFMNRVRETWAEAFRPAAAVLLGETEAGEGCPVKPLESYVEAIRDSAQMNFARWSVPKEIHRDSALSFENAVSYLEKWIRERTAYMDGVYGITEKHE from the coding sequence ATGAACAGGATCCTCAGGACGGTGATTGGAATCTCCGTACTGGGGATTCTGTCTGCTTTTTGGGCGGTGCCGGCCCGGGCAGAGAATACGGAAGTGTTCCGGGCCGGGTGCCCGTCCGTTTATTCGGGTACCGTGGAAACGCGGAAGGGACGCCTGGGGTATATCCTGAGCCTGCCCGGATGCTGGGATCCGGAGAAGATTACGCTGGAGCTGGACGGCGCGGAATGCCTGTACCTGGGCGCGGAGAAAACGGAAATCCGGCCGGGACAGGAAATCGACGTGCGGGAGTTCCTGGGCGCGAAGACGCCGGTGTACAACGCGAACGGGCGGCAGCTGGGCAGCCTGGCGATTTACCGGGGGTCCGCGGTTCCGGCGCTTTTTCTGGAGGTGGACAAGCTTCATCTCGGAAAGGCCAACGGGAACAAGGACTATGAGATTCCGGAAGGGCATGCGGTGTACTTCGAGGCAGACGGAACCGTATCCTATGACGGGAATATCACCCAGATGAAGGGACGCGGGAACAACACCTTCCGGTATGCCAAGAAGCCGTACCAGATCAAGCTTTCGGAAAAGGCATCCCTTTCCGGGATGAACAAGGCGAAGACCTGGGTGCTGCTGGCCAACTGGAGCGACGCCAGCCTGCTGCGCAACCAGATCGCGCTGGACATGAGCCGGGCGGCGGGACTGCGGAACGCAGTTTCCTGCGTGCCGGCGGACGTGTGGATCAACGGGCAGTACAACGGCCTGTACCTGATGACGGAAAAGATCCAGATCAAAAAGGGACGGCTGGAACTGCGGGACCTGGAGGAAGAGACGGAGAAGGTGAACAGCCAGCCGGTTTCCTCATTCTCCATGTATAAGGATAGCAGCCGGATGGTGCCGCTGTCCCGGGGATACCGGATTCCGGAAAACCCGGAGGATATCACCGGGGGATACATCCTGACGATTGAGAAATTTGCGCGGCTGCGGGACTATAAGGTGGCAGGCTTCCGCACACGGAAGGACCTTTCTTTCCAGATCAAGGAGCCAACCTATCCCTCCCGGGAACAGGTGGAATACCTGGCCGGCCGGATGAACGAAATGCACGACGCGGTGATCGCCGCGGACGGCGTGAATCCCGCGACCGGAAGGCATTATACGGACTATATTGATGCGGATTCCTTCGCGGTGAAGTTCCTGATTGAGGACTGGACCAAAGACTATGATTTTATCGGCGGGAGCCAGTTCCTGTACAAGGATTCGGACACGCGGGATCCCCTGATCTACGCCGGACCGGCCTGGGACTATGACCTGGCCTTCGGCGACATGGCGGACCGGGGAACGGGACCGCGCGGGAATTACATCACTGCGATCAGCCATAAGACCGGGAACATCTGGTGGCTGCTGTCCCTGCATGAAGACTTCATGAACCGGGTACGGGAAACCTGGGCGGAGGCATTCCGGCCGGCCGCGGCCGTCCTGCTCGGGGAAACGGAAGCCGGGGAAGGATGCCCGGTGAAGCCGCTGGAATCATATGTGGAAGCGATCCGGGATTCCGCACAGATGAATTTCGCCCGGTGGAGCGTGCCGAAGGAAATCCACAGGGATTCGGCACTGAGCTTTGAGAACGCGGTATCCTACCTGGAGAAATGGATCCGGGAGCGGACCGCGTATATGGACGGGGTATACGGAATAACAGAAAAACATGAATAG
- a CDS encoding HAD family hydrolase, with product MLIFDLDGTLWDSAANVAVSWNIVFRREYPSLPDLTKEDIHSVMGLTMKEIEGKLHPSMPEECRSRLFDECCRYEVEYLREHGGDPYPQLRETMEELISRGYKLAIVSNCQCGYIDAFLSSIGVADLFVDYEEWERTGLVKGENIRLVMERNHESKAVYVGDTQKDQDAARLAGIPFIHAAYGFGKVQAPDAVIRSLAELPDVIDAMAASL from the coding sequence ATGCTGATTTTTGACCTGGACGGTACCCTTTGGGATTCCGCCGCCAATGTGGCGGTATCGTGGAATATCGTCTTCCGCCGGGAGTATCCCTCCCTGCCGGATCTGACAAAGGAAGATATCCATTCCGTCATGGGCCTGACCATGAAGGAAATCGAAGGAAAGCTCCATCCCTCCATGCCGGAGGAATGCCGCAGCAGGCTTTTTGACGAATGCTGCCGGTATGAGGTGGAATACCTCCGCGAGCACGGCGGCGATCCCTATCCGCAGCTGCGCGAAACCATGGAGGAGCTCATCTCCCGCGGCTATAAGCTCGCCATCGTCAGCAACTGCCAGTGCGGCTACATTGATGCCTTCCTGTCTTCCATCGGGGTCGCGGACCTTTTCGTTGATTACGAGGAATGGGAGCGTACCGGCCTGGTCAAGGGCGAGAACATCCGCCTGGTCATGGAGCGGAACCACGAATCGAAGGCCGTCTACGTCGGCGACACCCAAAAAGACCAGGATGCCGCCCGTCTGGCCGGCATCCCGTTCATCCACGCTGCCTACGGTTTCGGCAAGGTCCAGGCGCCCGATGCCGTCATCCGGTCCCTCGCGGAACTGCCGGACGTCATCGACGCAATGGCCGCTTCCCTTTAA
- a CDS encoding MarR family transcriptional regulator, giving the protein MSARAEKGRADDYPQLKLEGQLCFPLYAAARKVVNVYNPLLKPLKLTYTQYIVLLALWEYGKTTVGELCRALYLDCGTLTPLLKKMEEYGWITRTRSKGDERVVNVTVTDDGWKLREKVKELPEQVGSCIAMPREDLYTLYTLLRQMLETME; this is encoded by the coding sequence ATGAGTGCACGGGCAGAAAAGGGACGCGCAGATGACTATCCGCAGCTGAAACTGGAAGGGCAGCTTTGCTTTCCGCTGTACGCAGCGGCCCGGAAGGTTGTGAATGTGTACAATCCGCTGCTGAAACCGCTGAAACTGACCTACACGCAGTACATTGTGCTGCTGGCCCTGTGGGAGTATGGAAAGACCACGGTGGGCGAGCTGTGCAGGGCGCTGTACCTGGACTGCGGAACGCTGACACCCCTGCTGAAGAAGATGGAAGAATACGGGTGGATTACCCGCACCCGCAGCAAGGGCGACGAGCGCGTAGTGAACGTGACCGTGACCGATGATGGCTGGAAACTGCGGGAGAAGGTGAAGGAACTCCCGGAACAGGTGGGCAGCTGCATCGCCATGCCGCGGGAAGACCTGTACACCCTGTATACTCTGCTGCGCCAGATGCTGGAAACCATGGAATGA
- a CDS encoding aldo/keto reductase, with translation MADVFNNQLKLGFGLMRLPKNPDGSIDIPQVCEMTDHFIAAGGTYFDTAYVYDNGGSEAAFKAAVADRYPREAYTVATKLNASMQCHDEESAKQQFYTSLERTGAGYFDYYLLHALQVNTYQKYDEYHIWDFVKEQKEKGLIKHWGFSFHAYPELLDQLLTDHPDAEFVQLQINYADWENPGVASRRNWEICRKHGKPVIVMEPVKGGILADPIPEVRKILEGIHPDASCASWAIRFVAEKENIGVVLSGMSSLAQMDDNLSFMKDFKPLDEQEEEAIRKVQEALNSDKSIPCTGCRYCTKGCPMNIPIPDIFTVANRKKGSPHFRTVREYNIVTVGKGRASECIQCGQCEGACPQRLPIISLLQDCLDMET, from the coding sequence ATGGCGGATGTTTTCAACAACCAGCTGAAGCTGGGATTCGGACTGATGCGCCTTCCGAAGAATCCGGACGGCAGCATAGATATTCCGCAGGTGTGCGAGATGACGGACCATTTCATCGCTGCCGGCGGCACCTATTTCGATACCGCCTATGTGTACGACAACGGCGGCAGCGAAGCCGCGTTCAAGGCCGCGGTGGCGGACCGGTATCCCCGGGAAGCGTATACTGTGGCGACCAAGCTGAACGCTTCCATGCAGTGCCATGACGAGGAAAGCGCGAAGCAGCAGTTCTACACCAGCTTGGAGCGCACCGGCGCCGGGTATTTCGACTATTACCTGCTGCACGCGCTGCAGGTGAACACATACCAGAAATACGATGAGTACCACATCTGGGACTTTGTAAAGGAACAGAAGGAAAAGGGCCTGATCAAACACTGGGGCTTCTCCTTCCACGCCTATCCCGAGCTGCTGGACCAGCTGCTGACGGATCATCCGGATGCGGAGTTCGTCCAGCTGCAGATCAACTACGCCGACTGGGAGAACCCGGGCGTGGCCTCCCGGCGGAACTGGGAAATCTGCCGGAAGCATGGAAAGCCCGTGATCGTAATGGAGCCCGTGAAGGGCGGCATCCTGGCGGATCCGATTCCCGAGGTGCGGAAGATCCTGGAAGGAATCCATCCGGATGCGTCCTGCGCAAGCTGGGCAATCCGCTTTGTCGCGGAAAAGGAAAACATCGGCGTTGTGCTCAGCGGTATGAGCAGCCTGGCGCAGATGGATGACAACCTGAGCTTCATGAAGGACTTCAAGCCCCTGGATGAACAGGAAGAGGAAGCCATCCGGAAGGTCCAGGAGGCGCTGAACTCCGACAAGTCCATTCCGTGCACCGGCTGCCGCTACTGCACGAAGGGCTGCCCGATGAACATCCCGATTCCGGATATCTTCACCGTGGCGAACCGCAAGAAGGGGAGCCCGCACTTCCGCACCGTGCGCGAATACAACATCGTGACGGTGGGCAAGGGAAGGGCCAGCGAGTGCATCCAGTGCGGCCAGTGCGAAGGCGCCTGCCCGCAGCGGCTGCCGATCATCTCCCTGCTGCAGGACTGCCTGGATATGGAAACCTGA
- the gdhA gene encoding NADP-specific glutamate dehydrogenase, translated as MSYVDEVIERVIKENGSEPEFIQAVKEVLNSLRPVVDANEEKFRRDAVLDRIVNPERQIKFRVPWVDDKGQVQVNTGYRVQFNSAIGPYKGGIRLHPSVNLGIIKFLGFEQIFKNSLTGLPIGGGKGGSDFDPKGKSDREVMAFCQSFMTELCKYIGADTDVPAGDIGTGAREIGYMFGQYKRIRGVYEGVLTGKGLSYGGSLARKEATGYGLLYIVAEMLKDHNDSLQGKTVIVSGAGNVATYAIEKAYQLGGKPVTCSDSTGWVYDPEGIDLAALKEIKEVKRARLSEYKNYRPNAEYHEGRGVWSVKADIALPCATQNELNLDDAKALVANGIKVVAEGANMPTTQEATDYLQENGIIFLPGKAANAGGVATSALEMSQNSERLSWSFEEVDQKLQGIMANIYHNIANAAKKYGFEGNYVVGANIAGFEKVVDAMNAQGIV; from the coding sequence ATGTCTTACGTAGATGAGGTTATTGAACGGGTTATCAAAGAGAACGGAAGCGAACCTGAATTCATCCAGGCTGTAAAGGAAGTTCTGAACTCCCTCCGCCCTGTGGTGGATGCCAATGAAGAGAAATTCCGCCGCGACGCGGTGCTGGACCGGATCGTGAACCCGGAACGGCAGATCAAGTTCCGCGTGCCGTGGGTGGACGATAAGGGCCAGGTCCAGGTGAACACCGGCTACCGCGTACAGTTCAACAGCGCGATCGGACCGTACAAGGGAGGCATCCGGCTGCATCCCTCCGTTAACCTGGGCATCATCAAGTTCCTGGGTTTTGAGCAGATCTTCAAGAACAGCCTGACCGGCCTGCCCATCGGCGGCGGCAAGGGCGGTTCCGACTTCGACCCCAAGGGCAAGAGCGACCGTGAAGTGATGGCCTTCTGCCAGAGCTTCATGACCGAGCTGTGCAAGTACATCGGCGCGGATACCGACGTTCCCGCCGGCGACATCGGCACCGGCGCCCGTGAGATCGGTTATATGTTCGGCCAGTACAAGCGGATCCGCGGCGTATACGAAGGCGTCCTGACCGGCAAGGGCCTGTCCTATGGCGGCTCCCTGGCCCGGAAGGAAGCGACCGGTTACGGCCTGCTGTACATCGTGGCTGAAATGCTGAAGGACCACAACGACTCCCTGCAGGGCAAGACCGTGATCGTGTCCGGCGCCGGCAACGTCGCCACCTACGCGATTGAAAAGGCCTACCAGCTGGGTGGCAAGCCTGTGACCTGCTCCGACTCCACCGGCTGGGTGTACGATCCGGAAGGCATCGACCTGGCGGCCCTGAAGGAGATCAAGGAAGTCAAGCGCGCCCGCCTGAGCGAGTACAAGAACTACCGTCCCAACGCCGAATACCATGAAGGCCGCGGCGTGTGGTCCGTGAAGGCAGACATCGCGCTGCCCTGCGCCACCCAGAACGAACTGAACCTGGATGACGCCAAGGCCCTGGTTGCCAACGGCATCAAGGTGGTTGCGGAAGGCGCGAACATGCCCACCACCCAGGAAGCGACCGATTACCTGCAGGAGAACGGCATCATCTTCCTGCCCGGCAAGGCTGCCAATGCCGGCGGCGTGGCCACCTCCGCCCTGGAAATGAGCCAGAACAGCGAACGCCTGAGCTGGAGCTTCGAAGAAGTGGACCAGAAGCTGCAGGGCATCATGGCGAACATCTACCACAATATCGCGAATGCCGCCAAGAAGTACGGCTTCGAGGGCAACTACGTGGTCGGCGCCAACATCGCCGGTTTCGAAAAGGTTGTCGACGCGATGAACGCGCAGGGGATTGTGTAA
- a CDS encoding NAD(P)/FAD-dependent oxidoreductase encodes MERADIAIIGTGPAGISAAITATIRNKKVLLLGSRDLSEKMAKAHEIRNYPGFPAVSGAELVSAFRRHLDEMGIEITEKRVAAVYAMGGYFALQAGEDMIEAKTVILAGGVVAGKPLPGEEEMLGRGVSYCATCDAPLYRGKTVAVVGYSPREEAEAAFLSEVCAKVYYFPVYNGETDLPESVEVIREKVAVLTQEDGKRVVNTEQGKYPVDGIFVLREAVAPGQLVPGLQTEGAHVVVNRKMEASIHGVFACGDITGTPYQYVKAAGEGNVAALSAVAFLDKNK; translated from the coding sequence ATGGAACGGGCAGACATCGCGATTATCGGAACGGGGCCGGCGGGAATCTCCGCGGCGATTACAGCCACGATCCGGAACAAGAAGGTACTGCTGCTGGGCAGCCGGGACCTGAGCGAGAAGATGGCCAAGGCGCACGAGATCCGGAACTATCCCGGGTTTCCGGCGGTGAGCGGCGCGGAGCTCGTATCCGCATTCCGCCGCCACCTGGACGAGATGGGAATCGAGATCACGGAGAAGCGCGTGGCAGCCGTGTACGCGATGGGCGGTTATTTCGCCCTGCAGGCCGGGGAGGACATGATCGAGGCAAAGACCGTGATCCTGGCCGGTGGCGTGGTAGCTGGCAAGCCGCTTCCCGGCGAAGAGGAAATGCTCGGACGGGGCGTGAGCTACTGCGCGACATGCGACGCGCCGCTGTACCGGGGCAAAACGGTGGCCGTGGTCGGCTACAGCCCGCGGGAGGAAGCGGAAGCCGCGTTCCTCAGCGAGGTGTGCGCGAAGGTTTACTACTTCCCGGTATACAATGGAGAGACGGACCTGCCGGAAAGCGTGGAAGTGATCCGGGAAAAGGTGGCCGTCCTGACCCAGGAAGACGGGAAGCGCGTGGTGAACACGGAGCAGGGCAAGTATCCCGTGGACGGGATCTTCGTGCTGCGGGAAGCGGTGGCGCCGGGACAGCTGGTGCCCGGGCTGCAGACCGAGGGAGCCCATGTGGTGGTGAACCGGAAGATGGAAGCAAGTATCCACGGGGTGTTCGCCTGCGGCGACATCACCGGAACGCCGTATCAGTATGTGAAGGCGGCGGGAGAGGGGAATGTGGCGGCGCTGAGCGCGGTCGCATTCCTGGACAAAAACAAATAA